The Acinetobacter sp. GSS19 genome includes a region encoding these proteins:
- a CDS encoding MFS transporter, producing MSTATAEKLWNRSFLLCVATNLFLFIYYYALLTILPIYIMKALGGTVSQAGLALTLFLVSSIAIRPFSGLIIEKVGKKKAFLASSAMFMLLALGYLFVDSMLALLAIRFVHGIWFSVLTTVTVPIANEFIPEQRKGEGMGYYVMSTNLAVVFGPLIALTVVQYSNFTTLFAVLTGIIALSFIFCLMIPVQEHVQPVILSQDEVRPKFSWHHIIETRAVPIGFVALVTSFAYSSIMSFITAYSESKHLLAYTSLFFIVFAISMIVVRPWIGKIYDRKGPSAVIYPSFLFFALGLFTVSMMSNQWILWLSAVFIGIGYGSLFPCFQTLAIQAVPKERMGHAISTFFTLFDLGMAVGSVVLGLVIARFGFESTYALCAVLVLLTVLLYKATVASRLAKA from the coding sequence ATGTCCACTGCGACTGCTGAAAAGTTGTGGAACCGCTCATTTTTATTATGTGTGGCGACAAACCTGTTCCTGTTTATTTATTACTATGCCTTGTTAACCATCTTGCCGATTTACATTATGAAAGCATTGGGGGGTACGGTGAGTCAGGCCGGATTGGCACTGACTCTGTTTCTGGTTTCTTCCATTGCCATTCGTCCTTTTTCAGGGTTGATCATTGAAAAAGTCGGTAAGAAAAAAGCCTTCTTGGCTTCATCCGCAATGTTTATGTTGTTGGCTTTGGGCTATCTGTTTGTTGACAGCATGTTGGCGCTACTGGCCATCCGCTTTGTACATGGCATCTGGTTCAGTGTGTTAACGACGGTCACGGTGCCGATTGCCAACGAGTTTATTCCAGAACAGCGTAAAGGTGAGGGCATGGGCTATTATGTGATGTCCACCAATCTGGCAGTGGTATTCGGGCCGTTAATTGCCTTGACCGTGGTGCAATACAGTAATTTTACGACCTTATTTGCCGTGCTGACCGGAATTATCGCGTTAAGTTTTATTTTTTGTCTGATGATTCCAGTCCAAGAACATGTCCAACCTGTAATTTTGTCGCAAGATGAAGTCCGCCCTAAATTTAGTTGGCACCACATTATTGAAACGCGTGCCGTACCGATCGGTTTTGTGGCCTTGGTGACTTCTTTTGCCTATTCCAGCATTATGAGCTTTATTACGGCCTATAGTGAAAGCAAGCATTTGTTGGCCTATACCAGTCTGTTCTTTATTGTGTTTGCGATCTCGATGATTGTGGTTCGTCCCTGGATTGGCAAAATTTATGACCGCAAAGGTCCGAGTGCCGTGATTTACCCGTCATTCCTGTTTTTTGCCTTGGGCCTATTCACCGTGAGCATGATGAGCAATCAATGGATTCTATGGTTATCTGCAGTGTTTATCGGGATTGGATATGGTTCATTATTTCCATGTTTTCAAACCCTGGCGATTCAGGCGGTGCCGAAAGAACGGATGGGACATGCTATTTCCACCTTTTTCACCTTGTTTGATCTCGGGATGGCGGTGGGATCGGTCGTGTTGGGACTGGTGATCGCACGTTTTGGTTTTGAAAGTACCTATGCCTTATGTGCAGTGCTGGTACTTCTTACCGTGCTGTTATACAAAGCGACGGTGGCCAGCCGTTTAGCAAAAGCCTAA
- a CDS encoding LysR substrate-binding domain-containing protein, which produces MELRHLRYFVAVAETLNFTRAAQKMYTVQPSLSQQIKDLEHEVGVQLLLRSNRKVELTEAGEAFLKEALLSLEHAEKAVQAARQVESQQKEQLHIGFVPVAEMKIFPYIMPNIRAHFPELKIDFHSLTDAEQLQALKRGEIDIAFTRYVDDCDELEHVLIFREPLTLIMPKASPFAAQRHVSIKSFNQQDFIISDEKSSPQLYKVIQAFLQQEKIKVNVVQHSTNILLNVNLVGMGVGWSLVPAYVIPLLGDKIVVKNTIEPLPMIGLYASYRAGKKHKAIELILKILKEQFHVDFFAS; this is translated from the coding sequence ATGGAATTACGACATTTACGCTATTTTGTTGCGGTGGCCGAAACACTGAACTTTACCCGGGCGGCACAGAAAATGTATACGGTGCAGCCTTCTTTGAGTCAGCAAATCAAGGATCTGGAGCATGAAGTGGGGGTGCAGCTGCTACTGCGTTCCAATCGCAAGGTTGAATTGACTGAAGCAGGCGAAGCCTTTTTAAAAGAAGCGCTGCTGAGTCTGGAACATGCAGAAAAAGCCGTTCAGGCCGCACGTCAGGTGGAAAGTCAGCAGAAAGAGCAATTGCATATCGGCTTTGTACCTGTGGCCGAGATGAAAATTTTCCCCTACATCATGCCAAATATCCGTGCCCATTTTCCGGAGCTGAAGATTGATTTCCATAGCTTGACTGATGCTGAGCAGTTACAGGCACTGAAACGGGGTGAAATTGATATTGCCTTCACCCGCTATGTGGATGATTGCGATGAGCTGGAACACGTGCTGATTTTCCGTGAACCTTTAACCCTGATTATGCCGAAGGCTTCGCCATTCGCTGCTCAGCGTCATGTCAGTATCAAGAGTTTTAATCAGCAGGATTTTATTATCAGTGATGAGAAGTCATCGCCACAATTGTACAAGGTCATTCAGGCATTTCTTCAACAGGAAAAAATCAAGGTGAATGTGGTACAGCATTCCACCAACATTTTATTAAATGTCAATCTGGTGGGGATGGGGGTTGGATGGAGTCTGGTGCCTGCCTACGTGATTCCTTTGCTTGGTGATAAAATCGTGGTGAAAAATACTATTGAACCGTTACCAATGATTGGTCTGTACGCCAGTTATCGTGCTGGAAAAAAACATAAAGCGATTGAGCTGATTCTGAAAATCTTGAAAGAACAGTTTCATGTCGACTTTTTTGCCTCCTGA
- a CDS encoding bifunctional 3-(3-hydroxy-phenyl)propionate/3-hydroxycinnamic acid hydroxylase: MNKGIFAVSSNQVNYTTEVAILGAGPVGLTIANYLSKQSVEVTVIEQLDDLIDYPRAIGIDDEALRTIQSLGLIEQVLPHTTPNHAMRFLTPKGRCFADIQPMTREFGWSRRNAFIQPQVDRVLLNGLAQYPKTQVLFSRHVSEFQQDHEGVTLKLQNKDQQQEAVRAKYLIACDGGNSYIRRTLNIGFEGKTAPNQWIVIDVANDPLATPHIYLCCDPVRPYVSAALPHAIRRFEFMVMPGETQEELSKPENISKLLSKVLPNTHNIEVIRQRVYTHNARIADKFRVDRILLAGDAAHIMPVWQGQGYNSGMRDAFNLAWKVALVVKGVATPDLLDSYQVERKDHAKAMIDLSVMAGHVLAPPKKWQGFVRDGVSYVLNYIQPIKRYLLEMRFKPMPKYHDGALVADTANKNSPVGKMFIQPQVKLESGETVLLDEVIGNDFAVIAWGVNPKWGISPSTMQKWQKLGVKFIQVLPAVQLDNTQREKIEGVITIGDIGTEIRSWFGQTNQSIVILRPDRFVAALAIPQTLDHTSQQLFAKLHLK; the protein is encoded by the coding sequence ATGAATAAAGGGATCTTTGCTGTGAGTTCAAATCAAGTTAATTACACAACTGAAGTCGCCATTCTGGGTGCAGGTCCAGTCGGTTTAACCATTGCCAACTACCTGAGTAAACAGAGTGTAGAAGTTACCGTCATTGAACAATTGGATGACCTGATTGACTATCCTCGTGCGATCGGGATTGATGACGAAGCCTTGCGTACCATTCAGTCGCTCGGTTTGATTGAGCAGGTTTTGCCCCATACGACACCAAACCATGCGATGCGTTTCCTGACCCCGAAAGGTCGCTGTTTTGCGGATATCCAGCCGATGACCCGTGAATTTGGCTGGTCGCGTCGTAATGCCTTTATTCAGCCGCAGGTTGACCGTGTTTTGTTGAATGGCCTGGCACAGTATCCAAAAACACAGGTTCTATTTTCACGTCATGTCAGTGAATTCCAGCAGGACCACGAAGGTGTCACCTTAAAGCTCCAGAATAAAGACCAGCAGCAAGAAGCGGTACGGGCCAAATATCTGATCGCCTGTGATGGTGGTAACTCATATATTCGTCGTACTTTAAATATTGGTTTTGAAGGTAAAACTGCACCAAACCAGTGGATCGTGATTGATGTCGCCAATGACCCATTAGCGACCCCACACATTTACCTGTGCTGTGACCCGGTACGTCCTTATGTGTCTGCCGCATTGCCTCATGCTATCCGCCGTTTCGAATTTATGGTCATGCCTGGCGAGACTCAGGAAGAACTCAGCAAACCGGAAAATATCAGCAAGTTACTCTCCAAGGTCTTGCCAAATACCCATAATATTGAAGTGATCCGTCAACGTGTCTATACCCACAATGCACGTATTGCAGACAAGTTCCGTGTCGACCGCATTTTGCTGGCCGGTGATGCAGCACACATCATGCCGGTATGGCAAGGTCAAGGCTATAACAGCGGTATGCGTGATGCTTTCAACTTGGCTTGGAAAGTCGCCCTAGTCGTCAAAGGTGTTGCAACGCCAGATCTATTAGACTCCTATCAGGTGGAGCGTAAAGATCATGCCAAAGCGATGATTGATCTTTCAGTGATGGCCGGTCATGTCTTGGCTCCACCGAAGAAATGGCAAGGTTTTGTGCGTGACGGCGTTTCCTATGTCTTAAATTACATTCAGCCGATTAAACGCTATCTACTCGAAATGCGTTTCAAACCGATGCCTAAATACCATGACGGTGCCTTGGTTGCAGATACAGCCAACAAAAACTCACCGGTCGGTAAGATGTTTATCCAGCCTCAAGTCAAGCTGGAATCAGGTGAAACCGTACTGCTCGATGAAGTCATCGGCAATGATTTTGCAGTCATCGCCTGGGGTGTCAATCCAAAATGGGGCATCAGCCCAAGCACCATGCAAAAATGGCAGAAACTGGGTGTAAAATTTATTCAGGTTCTACCGGCAGTACAGTTAGACAATACGCAACGTGAGAAAATTGAGGGTGTTATCACCATTGGCGATATCGGAACCGAAATCCGCAGCTGGTTTGGTCAAACCAACCAGTCGATTGTAATTCTCCGTCCAGACCGTTTTGTCGCGGCACTGGCCATTCCTCAGACGCTGGATCACACCAGCCAGCAACTGTTTGCCAAGTTGCATCTTAAATAA
- a CDS encoding CobW family GTP-binding protein — MKLVSANNAIPTHIISGFLGAGKTTVLQHLLSQKPEGETWAILMNEFGQIGVDQQLLPQDQGYAVKELLGGCLCCSSQLPMQIALSRLLAESKPTRLFIEPTGLGHPAQLLEQLTEPHWQQTLAIRALVTVVDGSRLHDHDWVKHNLYADQLKAAQIVVVSHQDQMTFADDQALDELKQEYQAYAQRWLSSAHGQLDLAEIDLPYVGTQRKVQPLLKLQRASSNTAEQKVEIKQLPYHYVETAQGYSVAGWKLPKNWQFDFLPLLDLLCHQKDWLRIKAIFNTNQGWMYFNFNPAQFNYKSGDEGIDNRIEVIVPDERDWQNFEQQLLALQLNVK, encoded by the coding sequence TTGAAACTTGTCAGTGCAAACAACGCCATTCCAACACATATTATTTCGGGTTTTTTAGGGGCAGGGAAGACGACTGTACTGCAGCATCTGCTCAGCCAAAAACCAGAGGGTGAAACCTGGGCCATTTTAATGAATGAATTTGGCCAGATCGGGGTGGATCAGCAGCTTTTGCCACAGGATCAAGGCTATGCCGTGAAAGAATTACTGGGCGGTTGCTTGTGTTGTAGCAGTCAGCTACCGATGCAAATTGCTTTGTCACGCTTGCTGGCTGAAAGTAAACCCACCCGCCTGTTTATCGAGCCGACCGGATTGGGGCATCCTGCACAATTGCTGGAACAGCTGACCGAACCTCACTGGCAGCAAACCTTGGCCATACGGGCTTTGGTGACAGTGGTGGATGGATCACGCCTGCATGATCATGATTGGGTCAAACACAACCTGTATGCAGATCAGCTGAAAGCCGCGCAAATTGTGGTGGTTTCCCATCAGGATCAAATGACGTTTGCTGATGATCAGGCACTGGATGAATTAAAACAGGAATATCAAGCTTATGCTCAGCGCTGGCTGAGCAGTGCACATGGCCAGCTGGATTTGGCTGAGATCGATCTGCCGTATGTCGGAACGCAGCGCAAGGTGCAACCTCTGTTGAAACTGCAACGAGCAAGTTCAAATACGGCAGAGCAAAAGGTCGAAATCAAGCAGTTGCCTTATCACTATGTGGAGACTGCTCAGGGTTATAGTGTAGCGGGCTGGAAACTGCCGAAAAACTGGCAATTTGATTTTTTACCTTTACTCGATTTGCTCTGTCATCAGAAAGACTGGCTGCGCATCAAGGCGATCTTCAATACCAACCAGGGCTGGATGTACTTCAATTTCAATCCGGCCCAGTTTAATTACAAGTCCGGCGATGAAGGAATTGATAACCGTATCGAGGTGATCGTGCCGGATGAGCGTGACTGGCAGAATTTCGAGCAGCAACTGCTCGCCTTGCAGTTAAATGTCAAGTGA